In Sesamum indicum cultivar Zhongzhi No. 13 linkage group LG8, S_indicum_v1.0, whole genome shotgun sequence, the sequence AAAAACCCGATTCGGCTGAACATTTGGGCAGTGATTCCTTTACCCGGAAAACGCCAATGTTGGAGATAGTTTCTTTTTCTGGAAATTTTGGTAAATATTATCACAAGAAGTTGGAGTCTTGGGAAGATGGAGGACaatggtatatatatagaattgaGAGGAAGTTGGGTAAATAGGTAAGATAACCTGcggaaaaaaggaaaatcgGTTGTAAGAATTAACGAATTAATCGTGTCTTGTAATTACAGCTCCAGAAGTTCATCTAAGTTTAGGAAGAATGAGGTTGTACATGTTTGTGTCGCCAAATAACTTGTGGTAAACAATTATTGTTGCATGCATGTAATTTACTAGTCTCAAATtgaactcattttattttattagttaatatatagTTTCTCGTAGAAAGGTTCAAAAGTAATCatgacaataaatatatacttgtgtatacatatataattaacattctTTGTTAAAGagaaggataattacattctcctcctctaaagtttggtgtaatgaCACAGACTCTCTATGggttagaaaattaaaaggtaGTATCCTTgaagtttgtttttgtctatCAAATAAGTTTCTCCATTtgttaaaattcaccaaacttgcatatattcacaaaaaaaaagtcaagaaaaatctatatttattctcaattgacttattgctaatttattgcaggtcaaataaatcttttcatgacaaaattattctcgtacgtcttcacgcgttaatacATATGAAGAGGTATATCTCTACTGttataagagtaatttagtccaaaaataattgtttgacctgctataagtcagtaataagttaatcgagggtaaatatcaattttcattcagtttttttgttaatatcagcaaatttagtgaatttcaACTAATagagagacttatttgttagacggaagcaaacgtcaggatgctagatgtaattcCCAAACTATAGGGggtttacatgtaattacccCAAACCTTAAGGGGAAGGGAGtgtaatttttccttaaaaaaatggatgacaaatcataaattttacgttaaattaatatttcgtgttatataattcatcaactcaattgttattttattgagaaaaatgcaattttggttATGTAAGTTAGGAAAGGTGGCGATTTTGGTTCagtttaaattagaatttgaaatttggccctgtaatttttagaattgtagcaaatttatttcttgcgcggcaatttgatcaaaaaatgAGACGTCATTAGCCATGTAGACATTTAAATTAGAACTTCTGGTGAATTTGATGATGTGACagtccaaaatatatatatattttttaagaaaatgactTGACCAAAGGAAAATTACCATTTGATGATATGTCAAGTTTTTCCAAgttgtcattttcttttttgccaAGTCATTtcctttagaaaaaaatgttagACTATCATGTCATTAAGTTTGCCGAAAATTCCAATTTAGGTGTTGACATGACTAATGACAAAATCTTTCGGccaattgattaaaattgctACAATTCTTAGGCCACTGTTGATGTATAGGAATAAATATGGGGGAAgacaataaatttagaaatgaaataaaagtaaaaatagaaaaattttggtatatCATTCTAATGTTTTGGTACGTATACTAAAGAAATCAAAAGTTGAATTGAAtcaaaacttttcaaattactcagttattatatgttttttaaataaacttaaaaaaaattaaaaaaacaaaaactaaacaaCATCTTATtacataagaaatattattttgaaatcttaaattaattataaatttataatatatattattgaatgtgttcatatatctaaattattttaataagtacttattatttacatactTTAGCACACATGTCCAAAATATAGAATACAACAATATATGGTACTATATATGCtattatatagtattttatgcttatactaatattaataaagatgttaatattttatcaagaaaaaaaatccgtTCCGCGCATGTTAGAAATATGTAATACCATGATGTTGGGATGGAATCACTAATCTCGTACCTAAGGGTGTATATGGATTGGTggatttttgaatttgagaaaAGTATTTGGAGTAAAGATTTTAAACGacatcatttaaaaaaaaaaattaaaatccatccatatttatcaaaatatagttcaaaattagtatgaacagacttgaaattttttaaatttaaaattatccaaacacaTTCAGACGGAATAGGGATTCCTATGAAATCATTAATTCCTTTCCTTATACCAATCACATATGTAGAAACGAATGGAGAATATCAGTTCCATTCCTACTTTATTCCTATATATCAATCATGGAGTTAAAGTTACAtaatcaaatacaaattttaatttgaatgagACCAAATTATCACTTTTCTAACAAACAGGACtgaaattatatgttttctttatttttttctaacagGATGGTATAAATTCGGTTATTTTGCATTCTGAAACATACAAGTTTGTATTGACTTATAAACCTGCCTTTTAATAATCATTGAATTCTACAAGCAACATTTGCAGTCTTTATTTACAGAATCTCTCAAAGTGGAGATTATGACAATTAGCAAACATTAATCTTGAAATGAGATTACAcacagacatatatatatctgtatatattctaattaacATCAAAACATGTGTAAATCACAAAATTGGAGCATGTTTTTGTTGAGGAATATTCATCTGAGAATGGATGGGGGGTAtgatcattgttccaagaatTCCTATATTTTGCTgctaattatatgtattgcTCTCCTGATGACAGTACCTACTCATACTTCAGATGAAGAAAGGCAGGcaagttaataattatgtacttaatttttatatatactaattatatataattagatgttAATAATGATGTTCTTGTTGTTTTGCCAAGATTTTAAGACAAGTAtaagaatgaaataattttaatcaaccATTTATGAAAAAAGGATATGAAGAATGGGTGTGCCACCATATTGATATGTAATGTATATatgcttaaatttttttcattatttttttcaataatattttttatacttgttaaataatttcatcGAGTTTggtatgaatatatatatatatatatattattagatcTGCAATAAATTCTTGTTTATTATAAGTGGTTGAGATGATTACTCGTGGAGTTTGAAGttgcttttttttatatttttctcatgtgagagatattttctttttttccttttttctttttaattttttaggtgGTGTAGTTTtcgaaattaatttcaattaaaaaacatatgaGTTACTGTCCCTACTTTCTTTTCCAAGATCCTTCatgcatcattttttttacaatactTAAAACGGtgaaatatatagttataattaaccTCTTTTTCCTCTGAGTGTGTGTACATATACATACcggtgaatagtaatttagtcgtgatattgcaaatgagcagaTTATTCTGTACGAAAAAATTCCGTTGtactttataaaatgaagcaatttacctctaaggaggtaaattgttgtattttaaaaaacacaaagagggtaaattgctacttgttttttcataagaaaataattttgctcatttgcaatatcataaggattgcttgcattttccccgacacatatatatagtaccCTGCAAAGCTCAAGGATGATTTTCTATTCAAAAGTAGGTTTACATAGTGTACTTGGGCGGACTTGCTGAAACTGATGAATCACCTTCATCACACCATTCCCGCATGCTTCAACAAGTTGTTGACAGCaggtaatatatatttacatcatGAAGTGcttcacacacacaaataccTACTCATGGAATCCAATATTGCACATATATGATCATCATTCATGTTCTTTGTGAGATATAGGTTTGTGAATCAATCCATGGTGAGGAGTTATACAAGGAGTTTCAATGGATTTGCAGCCAACCTCACAGCTCAAGAGAAACAAGAGTTGGCCGGTATGTATGCTTCTATCTGCTTCAATGCTTAGgcaaattttacattttcgtGCTGCTTCAAGCTAGTCTCAAATGTTCAAGCTAATGTTCTTGTGCTGATTGTTTAGATATACATGTGGAAGTAAGCTGATACTTGTGTTGATCAGGTCATGAGGATGTTGTATCTATTTTCCCAAGCAGAACCTTTCAACCTCAAACAACAAGATCTTGGGATTTCATGGGATTGCCTGAAAATGTTCATCGAAATCTCACTGTTGAGAGTGACATTATTATTGGTGTTCTTGATACTGGAATTTGGCCTGAGTCGGAAAGTTTCAACGATGAAGGCTTCGGCCCTCCTCCCAAGAAATGGAAAGGAGTGTGTGAAGGCGGAAAAAATTTCACTTGCAACAAGTATAAGCTTTCTTCTTATGACAGATGCTAAAAAGAAGTACAAGTtggcacatatatataataataagttgtatttttgttttccagCAAATTAATAGGGGCTCGTTACTATAACTCGCATCAGGATCAGCCCAGTGATGGTTCTGCCAGAGATAGTGAAGGCCATGGAACTCACACAGCATCCACAGCAGCAGGGAACTATGTGAAAGATGCTAGTTTCTATGGGATTGCTAAAGGAACTGCCAGAGGAGGGGTCCCATCGGCAAGAATTGCAGCATACAAAGTATGTTACAGTGAAGGATGCCGAGAAGTGGATATTCTAGCTGCATTTGATGATGCTATAGCAGATGGAGTTGATATCCTATCGATCTCCCTTGGACCACAGACACCGTTACAATTTGAAGATGATACTGTTGCGATTGGCGCCTTCCATGCTTTAcaaaagggcattttagtaTTGCAATCCGCAGGGAACAGCGGATACAAGAAAACAGTTGCAAGTATTGTTCCTTGGATCTTCACAGTAGCTGCAAGCAGTACCGACAGAGGGATCGTCACCAAAGTTGTTATTGGGAATGGAACTGTATTCAGTGTGAGTGTCTTAGAATTAGAATTCGGTTTTATTATTGTTCTGTCATATTCTGACTGCTATGCGCATATGACAGGGCAAGGCGATCAACTCCTTCAGTTTGGTAGGGACTGGTGTTCCGGTAGTATATGGAAAAGATGTCACCAAAACCTGCAGTGAGGTTTCTGCTAGGTAAATTCAGCTTTTGAATCCCTTTTTCATCccatataaatagataaatctAACGCAACAGACTAGTCATTGAACTTCAGGCAATGTGCTCCATTCTGTTTGGAGCCCAGTCTAGTGAAGGGAAAGATTCTGCTCTGTGACAACTATTCGGGAGTGAACAACGCCTTTCGTGCTGGAGCAGTTGGTGCGGTTACAAGTAGCAATGCGTTGCCTCCCCAAGTTTCAGTTAATATTTCCTTTATCGTTCCTCTTCCAGCCTCCCGTTTGAAGGATCAGGACTTCAATGATCTCCAGAGCTACTATGCCGCGACGATgtaacatcaatattttgtttcaaGTCTAGCTGAATTTAGTTACtgaaaatactttattaacCGAAACTTTACTGCAGAACCCCCAAAGTCGACATCCTGACTAGTGAATCTGTAAAAAACATCGATGCCCCTCTGGTCGCGCACTTCTCTTCAAAAGGGCCAAATGGCATTATTCCAGATATTTTGAAGGTAGATTGCAGTTTGCATTTTCTTACTTCTTTCATTtgaaaatagtaatttcaacAAACACATTGTAACACTACTCTTACATACAGCCAGATGTAACAGCTCCTGGAATTGAAATACTGGCAGCGTTTTCACCTATAGCTCCACCGTCAGACTTGCCGCAAGACAAGAGATCCGTGAACTATAGCATAATATCTGGAACCTCAATGTCTTGCCCACACGTCGCTGGAGCAGCTGCTTATGTAAAATCATTTCATCCCGACTGGTCACCTTCTGCAATCAAATCAGCTCTTATGACAACTGGTAAATTTTAGTTAGTCTGgcaaatctttctttttctttttctggacTCAATATTAGTTtctacattttattattacgtttCTTGCGCATGTGCAGCCTGGAGAATGGATCCGACAAAGGATTCACTAGCAGAATTTTCGTATGGAGCCGGCCATATTGATCCAGTAAAAGCTGTCGATCCTGGGCTTGTGTACGAGACATTCACCGAGGATTACATCAATATGCTTTGCAGTTTGGGATATGATACTGCAACACTAAGGAAGATTCTTGGAATAAATAGCACTTGTCCCACCGGAGTGCAGATAACGCCCAAAGATCTCAACTACCCTTCGATGGCTAAACGTATTATGACAGGTGGTAGCACCATTATAAccttttcagaaaattttacaAGAACAGTCACAAATGTAGGACTCAAAAACTCAACATACAAGGTGACTACCAGCATAAGTCCCGACTACAATATCTCAGTGAAACCAGACATCCTTACATTTAGAACGTTAAACGAAAGGAAGTCGTTTGAAGTGATTATTAGTGGGAAGATTAGTGGGGAAATGGTGTCAGCTGAATTAGAATGGTCTGATGGCGTCCATAGAGTCCGGAGTCCAATTACTGTGTATCCAGATTCTTTATAGATCAGCAGGGGTTTATATCTCTATTCAAGTTGGTTATCAGggaaataaatatgtaaagcTAAATTGATTGAAATACCGCTCATGAATAAACACTCCCCGTTTCTTTCTCCCATGATACAAATTATACAATCGATAAATTATTAGCGTGACTGTTATTTCAACTGTGTGCATAGTAAACCTTTTTAACAGCACCAATAAATTCTTTAGTCTCAGATTGTCATACTTAGTAGCAGTATTAGTTAAGCAGAAACTTACCAGTGACGCAAAATGGACTTGAAAACACGTGGGTCCAAAGATATCGCAAAAAATATGCACACAACTTTCTGCAAGAAAGTTTTCTATAACAAACTGgcatatttaatataagaCGGCATATCAAATGTTATCATCCAACAAGTTTTATATCATCAAATATAAGAACTAAGTTATGACTCAAAAGGACAAATACAATTGAAAGCTTCTATCATTAAGCAGCTGGGGACAATTTGAGTGGCCCTTAATTaacatgtaaaattatatccaGTGAATGTACAATAACTTTTAGGGATGCAGCTCAAGGTAATTATGAAATGAAGACAATAATGACTGTGTAAAATCTAGTAATGCAGGAACAATAACTTGACAGCAATCATCCAACCCCCTTTTCTGGTAATTTAAGTACTGTGTTGCATAATTATGTAGACATGAGTATTTTACTAGAACATGAGAACAGAAGAAAAAGTAGACCCAGAGCCCCAACAACGAACATAGAATGTGGATACATTAGAAAACTATCATATCTTGTTAACTATTTCAATCCCTCAAGTATTATACAGTCAGAAGATTCTCTGATAACAGTACAAAAAGCCAACTCCAGACTGGAAGACAAAGAAACAGGTTTACCAAGGTGGATTGGAGCCTTCTCTAACTGAAGGTGATTTGGATCCCATGCTTCCATCTCTTCCCAATCTAGACATACTCCTACCACTTTTAGGAGTACTCAATCCAGGACTTGCACTACGGTAGCTTGCTCTTAGAGATTCATCAATAGATTGGGAAGATTTGGCAATCGCATTCCTCATAAACTTCTGGGCGGCAGGTGAAAGCCGTGTGCTGGGACTTGCACTTCCTCCTCTAACTGGTGACGGCAATGGTGGTTTCTGAAACATCTTTGACCTCGCTCTGAGCTTTCTGGCAGCTTCCCTAGACAAAGAATGTGCCTTCACATCTCTTGAAGGTGGCATGGGGATCTTAAACTGTGGCCCATCCCAACTACCCCCGATATCGATTGGTGTGTCCTCTGGCTCTAACCTCAATGGTGTCCCCTCAATCTCTCCCCAGGTTATGAATGGTGACTCATCCACCCCTGGAACAGGGGATGGTgttttgacaaaattataaccATTATCTGCCTTCTTCTCAGACTCCACATAAAATCTATTTGGAGTCTTCCTCAAGTCAtccaaatcatatttcttcaCCTTATCACTGTCTCTACTGGACATTGGAACTGGGGTAGCCCCAGCAACAGGTGTGTAAAGTACTGCAACATTATCATCATCTTTCAATGTGTTAACATCCATTTCTTTTGCATGGAAGCGTGTATTGGATCTGCTAATCTCCTTTGTCAACCCTTTTAGCCTCAGGGCTCTCTCCTCTTCAGTCAAAGGTGCCTCTCCTCTATCAGCCGGATGATACATCAACAAGTTCTTGGGTGTGTATTTCCACCCTTCCAAGGTACTCATCGGCTGATCCGACGTCCCATAGCCATCAGTGGCAATTCTCTCCCGTTTAGTCCCATTCTCAATCCAATTACTCACAGCATTCCCCTCACTAGTGCCACATTCCAACAACTNNNNNNNNNNNNNNNNTTCACTTTCTCCATAATTCTCGAGAAGCTCTCGTTATCCTCACTCGTATACTTCCTAAAGAAGTCATCAAGCGACAATGACACATCCACTTGCTCCTCTCCTCCACCACTGCCGTCAAGTTCGTCGCTCAAAAGATTCTCCCTACGCTCATTATCAAAGGAGGGAGTAACAGAAGGATTCCGGAAAAAAGTCGAACCAGGGGTCAAAGTGGTTGAGCGGAGGGAAGCATCGGTGTCGGAGTCCCCAGCTTTCCGTTGCCGGCGGCGTTCGATAATCTTAAGCTGGGCGTCTCGGATAAGCACAGGGTCGTGGCTCCTAACAGCCTGCAGCCAATCGAGGCGATCGCGCAACTTGGAGATGTCCGGGAAGAAATCCCTCTCAATGATCTTCTCAATGGCAGCGACGTAGGCATCCTCGTCTAGGACGGTGGGGCTGCGGCGGCGCTTCCGGATGGAAGAATCAAGAGTGGAAGTAGAAACAAGGCAGGAATTAGATTTAGAATCAGGGTTTGGATCGGAGGAAAGGGAAGGGGCAGGTGAAGGAGTAGATAGCTGGCGAGGTGAATGGCCAGGGGATAACAACATGATTATTACGATTCTGTATTCTGCTCCGAACGATGCTTTCAGCAGAAGTCGACGCACAAATTTGAAGAATTAGGGCTCGAAAGTTGGGGAAATTGGAACTCAACTTTTGCCTACACCGTTCTCGACCTTTCCGATCGTGACGTGCCAATCAATCCTGTCGTCAACGatcataaattacaacggcttttataaagtttattataattataaatattttattattaataaaaattataaatattatttaatattaataattatttcataaatattttttttatagtttaggTTGAATTACGATTAGCTCTTTTAAGTTTaacacaattataaatatctctcgttatttgaaaaattgctattacttttttaattttaataattatccaaCCACTAATCTGATCCATTAATCTtagttagatttttatttatatgttatgataaattaactaaaatactCTTGTAatgatcaaaaaatatttcttaaaaaaaatttctgaatTAAGTGGACaatctttcaaatattttcatccttaatctgattttataattttttaattcaagaaaaacagTTAAGGCAAAGTCGATAATTACAAGACCCCATCTAGtaatacataatttcataaaacatcagaggtattcataattataccaaatttcaaggaagctcgttgtaatttatacttaaaaattatatttttttaatccttAAGCAAATATTGGTAATTCACCAACAGAAACTTTACTTaattcaccaaaaatttagcaattttatttacttaacaATTGTCTATTAActaatgaaaaattctaattctgataatatttagttaaatttgaattaattttagaataagtataatatatttaatatataattaatatataattcaagtAAATTAACTGAACATAGTTTAtatgtgatttatttaattttgcaaaaatttgatttggattaaaaaagaaattctagTCAAGAATTGGGTTGGAAAGCGGCATTTGCTCtcttttatttacaaaaatctaAAAGGGAGATTATGACAACTAGCAAACATTAATCTTCAAATGAGATATGACATTTAAGGTAAAAGGcaaaacataaatcactaCAGGGCACAAAAttccttcatttttgtttaatatgttagaataagtgataaaaaatcaattgaattgaatttttataaactatttcTGACAATTTTAAcgtaatgtaatatttatgatttcgaataaaagtaatattcaaattatagcTTGATTATTTGTTGTGTTTACttgtattaatatttacttaattatgcAACAAAGCTCACAGACCAAACCGTTGAGgttgggctgcgcattggTTGACGGTAATGAGACCAACCCCTGTGGATTGATATAAAACATTTCAAGTTGTGAACCTCGATATAGGAAATCGAGTATCCTATAGAGATTGCACTAAATATTGTAGTCGCATTTTGTCGGTAGGAGACGAAGGTCGTGTATGAAGTTTTAGTATGTTGGTTGGCAAGGTAGTCGACTGACTAaactgactcgtgggaatcgtcatatggaagcctccTAATGCTTGGTTGGTGTGATTGGAATTctcggctccgatagtacaaGTTTAGTCCTCGGACTTAACGAATCATGGTAGTTACATGCACGCAATGGTTGTAGCTTAGATCTAGCAAGCGATATTTGTGTCAAAGGACACGGACGTTATAAGCCGTTGTCTAATGCAGTCAGAATGTGCAGTGAGGACGGTGTATTTCAAGAAAGAATCCGTCCCCTGTCAGCAGTATCTTTACAGTAGCATCTCCTATACTAAATTTTCCCGTGACAATTTAGTAGGGTAAAAGGGCGGTCTCGAGATACTAAGTATAAATGTCTAGTCTAGAAAGGGAACCAACACCCAATTACATGCTTTAGACTAATGCTTGGAGACGTTTGATGGGAGAACCTTATTTGTATGAATCGGTTGTCTAAATATTCATCTATATTCACCctgtctctagtgtcatggactgttgctagacgatCAACTATGGTAACGGGCTATTTTTGGTaatggaataattaaaattaattaattaaactatatttaactaattgtGTTGGGAACACAATCAAGTCTAGTTGAGGATGAACCTAAAAGAGTCACACCCTATCACTATgggatggaattaatttcaaaagaatcatattaatttaattggattaaattaatttttggagagaataaatgattggatcatttatttagaccaattCATTGGATGGAttacttgaaatttaaataattggattaattaaaaatttaagttagccattaaaattaattgaattaattttattgagtttgaTCATGTTAGAAATCAAATTCTTCTCATGGAGCTTTTGTCAGGTGCCAATAAGGCTTATTCCATGACCTTAAGAGTGGAAAAGCAAAGGGAAATTAACTCTGAAAACACTAGTTCAATGCAAAACATGGCAATGCAAGTTAGAGAAAGCAGAAGAAACACACCTTCCATGCCAAGGTTCacacaaaagag encodes:
- the LOC105168138 gene encoding subtilisin-like protease SBT4.3 — translated: MFLLRNIHLRMDGGYDHCSKNSYILLLIICIALLMTVPTHTSDEERQVYIVYLGGLAETDESPSSHHSRMLQQVVDSRFVNQSMVRSYTRSFNGFAANLTAQEKQELAGHEDVVSIFPSRTFQPQTTRSWDFMGLPENVHRNLTVESDIIIGVLDTGIWPESESFNDEGFGPPPKKWKGVCEGGKNFTCNNKLIGARYYNSHQDQPSDGSARDSEGHGTHTASTAAGNYVKDASFYGIAKGTARGGVPSARIAAYKVCYSEGCREVDILAAFDDAIADGVDILSISLGPQTPLQFEDDTVAIGAFHALQKGILVLQSAGNSGYKKTVASIVPWIFTVAASSTDRGIVTKVVIGNGTVFSGKAINSFSLVGTGVPVVYGKDVTKTCSEVSARQCAPFCLEPSLVKGKILLCDNYSGVNNAFRAGAVGAVTSSNALPPQVSVNISFIVPLPASRLKDQDFNDLQSYYAATITPKVDILTSESVKNIDAPLVAHFSSKGPNGIIPDILKPDVTAPGIEILAAFSPIAPPSDLPQDKRSVNYSIISGTSMSCPHVAGAAAYVKSFHPDWSPSAIKSALMTTAWRMDPTKDSLAEFSYGAGHIDPVKAVDPGLVYETFTEDYINMLCSLGYDTATLRKILGINSTCPTGVQITPKDLNYPSMAKRIMTGGSTIITFSENFTRTVTNVGLKNSTYKVTTSISPDYNISVKPDILTFRTLNERKSFEVIISGKISGEMVSAELEWSDGVHRVRSPITVYPDSL